A window of Castanea sativa cultivar Marrone di Chiusa Pesio chromosome 1, ASM4071231v1 contains these coding sequences:
- the LOC142621576 gene encoding large ribosomal subunit protein uL6, giving the protein MKTIVSSDTMEIPDGVKIKVHAKVIEVEGPRGKLTRNFKHLNLDFQLLKDESTGKRTLKIEAWFGSRKTSAAIRTALSHVENLITGVTKGYRYKMRFVYAHFPINASITNSNRSIEIRNFLGEKKVRKVDMLEGVTILRSEKVKDELVLDGNDIELVSRSAALINQKCHVKNKDIRKFLDGIYVSEKDTIAEED; this is encoded by the exons atgaAGACGATTGTATCTTCAGATACAATGGAGATCCCCGATGGGGTGAAGATAAAGGTGCACGCGAAGGTGATAGAGGTGGAGGGCCCACGCGGAAAGCTCACCCGCAATTTCAAGCACCTCAACCTCGATTTCCAGCTTCTGAAGGACGAGAGCACAGGGAAGAGGACGCTGAAGATAGAGGCCTGGTTCGGGTCTAGGAAAACCTCGGCGGCGATTCGGACCGCTCTGAGCCATGTGGAGAATCTCATCACCGGTGTGACCAAAGGGTACCGATACAAAATGAGATTTGTGTATGCCCATTTCCCCATTAACGCCTCCATCACCAACTCCAATCGCTCCATCGAGATCCGAAACTTTCTCGGCGAGAAAAAG GTTCGGAAAGTGGATATGCTTGAGGGCGTGACAATTCTTCGATCTGAGAAGGTGAAGGATGAGCTCGTTTTGGATGGAAATGATATCGAGCTTGTTTCACGCTCAGCTGCTCTTATCAACCAA AAATGCCACGTTAAGAACAAAGATATCCGCAAGTTTCTTGACGGCATCTATGTGAGTGAGAAAGACACAATTGCTGAGGAAGATTGA
- the LOC142623720 gene encoding WAT1-related protein At5g07050-like, producing the protein MLFLETIRRHGLISKAAFNEGMSPLVLNAYGQAIATIVLVPFAFLLERMTHCSLSLGLFCKIFLAALCGPAASLDFYYMARRYTSATYGTAMLNTIPVVTFIFSVLLSLVIMAHHATKASYAISCQAKAVRSAVSPQFCAIHCHSSCLAAEL; encoded by the exons ATGCTGTTCTTGGAAACAATAAGAAG GCATGGCCTTATAAGCAAGGCTGCCTTCAATGAGGGAATGAGTCCTCTGGTGCTCAATGCTTACGGGCAAGCTATTGCTACGATCGTTTTGGTACCCTTTGCATTTCTATTGGAAAG GATGACACATTGTTCGCTGTCGTTGGGCCTCTTCTGCAAGATCTTCCTTGCTGCTTTATGTGG ACCTGCAGCGAGCCTGGATTTCTACTATATGGCCCGTCGTTATACCTCGGCCACATATGGCACTGCGATGCTTAATACCATCCCAGTAGTCACATTTATTTTCTCTGTTCTGCTGAG CTTGGTCATTATGGCTCATCATGCAACCAAAGCTTCTTACGCAATATCCTGCCAAGCTAAAGCTGTCCGCTCTGCAGTGTCTCCTCAGTTCTGTGCAATCCACTGTCATAGCAGCTGCCTTGCAGCGGAACTTTAA